From the genome of Athalia rosae chromosome 3, iyAthRosa1.1, whole genome shotgun sequence:
TGTCGTTTCGTGCCTCATAAATGATACTTACTGGAAGTTGGGTGCTAGCTTCGAGAGCTTCAGCGAGCAATTCAAAAAGACCGACCGGAAGTGAAGGAACCAAATGAGAAGCTAATACAAGAGGGCGCACATTCAAATCAGGCGGTGGACGCGGTGCTCGCTGCCTGGGAACGGCAACGTTCACGGGCTGATGTTCATCCTGTTTTTAATTGCACCGCAAgctaattaataaaaatcaccGATTTCTAATTTCAATAATCGATGTCAACCCACTAATTTTCGTTGGCTCTGGCTCGTAGTTGTAGATTTAATGGCACTTGCGGCGGAGATATGAACCGCAGGTAAACTTTGATGAAGCTTTTCAGGGCTCTTGTTCATCACcggttcgattttcttttccaccggAATAATCGGCTCAGTTTTTTGCGGTCTAAGAGTGTCTTTTTCCTTTACCGCAGCTGGAGGGACAATTCCCGTCATCACCGGTTTTACGTCCTTTCGAACAGCACCTGCCGAAGACGGAGATTCCGAAGGCGAAACGACTGAAGATTGTTTGGTGATCGGTACTTGTTTCTTTCCAGAGAACGACATTGTTTCTTCTCCTGGAACCGCACCGTTGGTTATTCTTtcgatatgtataataaattcacACCGCAAAATCAATCATATAAACTTTCGAAGGGAAACGATTatcgaatcaattattattctcctCTGATCCGCGTATTATATGGACACGAAGGAAATTTACCTTTCGAATACGCCGTTCGGGATGCTTATAACTAATTGTGATCGAATGTAGGATAccaataacaaaaacaataatcgGCGAGTGAAATTAAAGGTGCTGACGGTCGAAGGTGCGCCGATCGTCTGCGGCTGTCGTTTGTAGGAGATTCTCTTAACACGGTAATAATATCATGCTGGCATTATCTTCATTCGACAGCCGCGTGTCGACCGCGTGGTTAGTCGCAGCAGGTCGTCGTCTGTCGAGCATAAGCAATGCCGACATTTCAATGATCAGCCCCCTTGATTGAGCGTAAATATGTCCATTGTTACGTACTACGCGACCGATCGAATACACGCATACAATTACGAATGGCGCAGTCGATTTATTGAAACGGCGCAAGTggtgtctttttttccacctttcaCCTCAACCTTGACTGATCCCCTCGTATGTTGACATCCAACACGAACTTTGCGCTCCGGtactccaaaaaaaaattcactgcaGGTTATTAAATATTTGCATTTTTCTACAAGGCAGCCGCCTCTGGGATTTAATTAAGCCGCaccatcgaatttttcaaccgacgtttttctcgaattttttaatttatctttagttttttgttttttttttcaggcaaaACCGTTAGTCGATTGACATGGAAAGAAACTCGGCAACTAAGAACCTCGAATGCGAATATAGAATGtacaaaaatagaagaaaagttCACGGGCAGGACTTGGTTCTCGAAGgacatttttttactcttttccgTTATCTGCTTCTTCTATCGCTGTAACAATCAGACTCACCTAATACAGTAATTATTTCTGATGCTTGCGGTGGTTCACAGAGGCCATAGATCACTAATTTCAATAACGTATACGTCTCTGACAGCAGAGAGGGAATATTATATCCATGTAGACGACGCGTAAGTCTGTTCAATGCGGAGTAGGGAACGCGTTACAAACGGACGAAAGTCCCACCGACCAGAGGAATTTTACTGAAAGACGGCCGGTGCGGACATCGCCCGGGTGCATGGCGCGCTCCTCTcggttttgaaattcttctttgacttttttttccacctcgtgATCTTCCGTATCGATTATATTCGAAGTACGATCTGTTCCGTCGTTGGTCCGTTGTACGCGAATTAACGAAGACGATTCGATGGATACTTAAGATAACGTACAATCGGATATATTATGTGGACGGAATACAGAAAAATCCACACCTCTTATAAGCGCCGTTCCACTTTGTAACTGAGAATTTCGCTTCACACTTGCACGCACACTTTCTTGAACCGTgacgaaaagataaaatatcGTTAGACTGCCGCTAATTGGCTCGGGGTCCTCGCACTACGTCATATACCCGGGGAGGGCATGCAATAGACGTATACTGACGTAACtgccaatttttattcatattattcatTGCACGACGATAAATCCCCCGTGGGTACATTATTTCATCCTTAAAAACTTTCTATAGTTTCgttgagattttttctctcttaatttcaattttctagcCAAATCGTATCCAATACGATGTGGTATACGAATCTACACCAAAAAATTCACAGTCCACGCGCGTACAGTTGGCGAACCGGCCGTTAAACCGTAACATTCGAATTGGAACGCGAATCCCGCAGCACCTCCGAGTTTTAACACTCAgataacgagagaaaagaaaaaaaaatgatgttagaAATTCGTATATCCATATCGGCACTGTGCATGGTTCGAAGACAAATTATTACACCGGAAGTCGGTCTCATGGCACCGCGAATTATgctttttcaatattttcttatttttgcaaatttcgtTCGACCGCCACGTGCCGTTTCGGTATTCTGCAAGTCCGATCTACGTGGGGCGAATGAAAGTTCCCTGAGGAAATATTATACGACACGGAACTTGACGCGAAAAGTAGAACCGGAACCGGAAACTGGGTCACTGTCGGtgcatcggatgaaaaaaaatcaggcaCTTCTGGCAACGTCCTAAGAATATTGTACTCCTCTATGACGGTCCTCGACGAACTGATGGCGAAACTATAATCCCCAACTATCGTGCGGACCGTACACATTCGTCGGCTCCGGCCCCGTCGATTGACGTCATCGTCAAGATGACGTCACATGCCTTCCGTATATGCCTGTAATTCTTCTGCAACAGCTCGCTCAACGCGTATAAGAAGCCGACGAAGACGCGCCATCGTGATCCTAAGACGTCTCTTCTGGGGACGTTCCGCTCCTCGCTTCAAGGTCATCCGTGTTGTACGGGGTATAAAAATTGCGGTTACACTCTGCAGGGCCCCAAAGTCTCGAGTTTTTGATAAGTACACCCGCGTATCGCGCTTCTCGGGGCGTGAAGGTCGTCGGAGAATTgtacgaaaaaacaaaaacggacGGAGATCATATCGATGCGAGTACACGCAGACATCGTTCGCCGCGATCAGCTTATTCGTGAGTCCGTATAGCTGTGCGGATATAAAATGATACTTTACTAGTCTTCTCACTCGAGAGGTTTGCGGTTTACTGGGACTATAAAAGACGCTCGGATCCTGTCTCTTGGATCCCGTGGCGATGACGTGCAGCCGATGACGCGACTCTGTAGCAACAAGACAGGGAAGAGAAACGCGCCTCCTCGCCCTTCTTTTCCGCACATTCCCCGATACAGTTCCGGGTCCTTTACCGCGTGGATGGAGAAAAGTATAATCATCGCGAGAaaggatacgtacgtacgtacatatatacctatagaaattagaattacttttttcaaaattttatacgcATTTATTACAATCCCTCGCCATGTTCCAGCTATTGACGGAGGTACGCTCCAGGTGAAGGCGACAATAGACGAAAGAATTTAAacggtgaggaaaaaaagtgcTTGGAATACGGAGTAGAATCAGGAGcgttctcttccttttctgcTCTTCCATGTTTTAACGCGGTTGTTCGCATTGGATATCGCTGACCCAGCATCGGAGTCTCCGCCCGTAATAAACTAAGCCTTCGATATCACGTGTCGTCGGTACAATTCGTCTACAATTCTGGTAATATTAAATGTCAGAGACAGAGGTACGTCGTACATCTTTGGCGATCGGCTAAATATAGCGGTGGCGAATACGACagcaatacgtacgtatatagctggctatgttatatacacgtaaagCCGTTTGTCCACATTATAGTCGTTTTCAAGTTGTTCGGATCGGTCCGAAAATTTGCAGATATTTTTTACGGTCGAAAGTAGTTGTTAACCAGCGAACCCCATACCATAGACACGTTGGACATTTATCTACGCTTTATCTCGAGTGACTTCGGTGATTCTACTggttgtagttttttttttttttttttttcaatatacagcatttagaaatttcatttcttcgcgTTCGCATGTGGATATATTCAGTGATTTGGAGAGGAAGTCGTGCGGACGACCTTGTCAAGGTGAAAATATTGTCAGCTTTGGAGGCACGTCTGCAGTCTTCGCTATATAGTTTATAACTGCAGGTTAGAAGTAAACTGATTCTcaatgaaaaaggaggagcTATAAACGATCGTATATGCGTGACAAGACGGTCGGCCCGGAGCTGTTAACCTGGCCCAGAAACGGAGCCGGAACTGGCGCCGAATGGATTCAATGACCTTGGCTTCGACCATTCGCTAAGGCGAAGGCGAAGGCGAGGGCGGTGAGAGCTGGACGTTGGTCTTTGGGGCAACTATATCAGATAAATAacgacaaaatgaaaatgaggtgtttttttttttgcttctaaatgtataatataacaattCGGTTCGATACTTTACCACAACGAGAAAGTGTCTATGAATTTGTCCTGGACAAAATAAAATCGGGATACTGCTGGTAACGATGCAAAAATATTCCTCTTGTATCGggtgatagaaaaattttaatcttcAACTAAAATGCAGATGCCGACATTGGACGAATATGACGATTGACAGTATTAACGTGCGCATGTAAAATGTGGGACACCTCGTACTTGTCAtgcaaattttccaatttatcaaaaatcggttttcttctttttttttttattcgtttattttaatattctaGCTACACGTTGCAGTTATAAATTGTAATTTGAGGTCCGAGAAATGACGACGAGCCACCGCGATACgatgatataaaaatgaagtcCGCGTAACGGAATTCCGAACGATCCTAACacgctatatgtatgtaaagcGTATTCTACacctgattatatgtgagactGAACATTTATAGACAAAAAAGTAGAATCTCTACGAATTGTGGAGCGTCGCCCTTCTTCGCATTCTATTAAACATGTTACTATACATTACGTGCAGAGGTGCTGAGCGAGCCGCACGAGGTTAACAGACACCTCGACCTGGAGAGCGCATTCCTTCGCGTTATGTGCGTGTATAATACAGAGATAGGTATGTGAACATCTTACATGTAAAATACATTACAAATATACCCAACTCTTTGGATGTGTATCGTGTAGTGTAAGTCGTGCGAACACTTTGATCCCATCCACGACGACAATTAACTGTGAGAATAACAACTTTGAATCTTTGTTATGTGTACAGTTATCGAGTTGAATGAGCGCAATCCGAGTGTATTCAACTCGATATATATGCCGATTCTGGTTTCTCGAACTTCATTTTTTGGAGCACCCGAAGAAGATCGAATTCaagtgtaataaatttttacacctttttatttctactgACATCGTTACGATTAGGACTCAGATAGGGCGTTCGTATTTGCTTGGCAACTACTTTTAAACTTTAATCAGCCCACCATCCGCGTATTAATACACGGTGGCGATTTCACCGTGAAACCGGATGTGATCTTATTCGAGGATTCGCCGAGCTGCAAAGTTCTAGCCACGTTTCGAATGTAACTGTAGTTTGTTATATAGTTATCTAATGGTTCGTCAAAAGTTctacttatatatatttatattacaacccactcgaatttttcaccttATTTTTACAAATCGGAGTATGACGCGTTTGATGATGTGAACTTGACATTTACGCATCGTTCCGCGTGCCCCGTCTGATGTCATAAGAATTATAAGCATATATCCCGTGAGGTATAGCGGGGTGCAGAGTATTCGTACTCATATCTGCTGTGTATAATAATCACCGCTTTATGTTCAACACGATAAAGTCGTTGGATATAATTCAATCGCTTTTGTTGCCAACTAATTAACGAGCTTTtgtagaagaaagaaaagttcaCCGAATACGGTCAATTATACGAGATAGAGCTGTAGAAATATGCAAAAGATCGTgtagacgacgaagaagataaTTAAAAGTTatcatataattttatttttaattctctcaGACGTCGACAGTTTTCATTCTGGTTTTGAACGTGGAGATTGAAACAAGGGCAGCAATCTTACAATTGGCTAgagttttttctgtttttttttgcctttatACGAAGAGATTGAGGAATTATGGGGTCTGCATAgcgaaaaaaagcgaataaacGGCTCATGTTTTTTTGGACAGGGTGGCTCGTGTTCAGGATGAATATTGAGGCAAAgttcgataatttgaaaatctagAGACTGGATCTTTGGAGACTTGAATTCCTCTGGTAGCAGGCTAAGCAGCAGGGGGAACGGCGAACGGAATGCGGGTCTTGTGGGGGCCGACCGGCGACAGCTCATTCATGCCACCTGCCTTACGTCATTCCCTCGTCGACACGCGCGCGGCCTTTCAAACTACGAAAAACCCGCAAACGGCTTTTATCCGATGTATGCGAGAATGCCCCGTTCTCAAACGAATTTAATCCTACACGAGGCCGTCCTACACGAAATGATTCGGTATACAAGAAATACAAAAACGGCGCGTTATATACCATCAATTGTCAATTGGACGATTATGGTCGAACGAAACAGACAagaaatacaagaaaaaagaaaaccgcgGTCTCCATGATAACCTGCTCCGAATAAAGACTTTACCTGTGGAAATGGGGAGCAAATTTAGCGCGATCATAAACCGCCTGTTTGAATAcccgataaaaagaaaaccgatATGCTTCCATCGGCAGGAGGATTTCACTTCGACGGGTGAACCGATTCCGAGGAGTGACGATGTGGCCAAGGAGCCACCGACGgagtaattaaattatttgagACTAGGCGGAATTgttcaaaattgaattattgcaCGATCAATGCTTCAGGTACGAAAAATTGGTGCAGACGTTTTACGCGCGGCTTTTAGAACAGCGAAGACATGCTAAGCAGATGCAGGAAAAGGACAAGCGGTGGCCTGTATTGAAAATACTAGAAAAATTACCGGGTTGGAACGAGATGACGATTTCCAACCTTCACAGCTTATTTCTCCTGTTTGATAATCAAAAGACCGGGATGCTTTCGCATCCAGATTTGTAAGCTGATTATGTCGCTTTCCCTACGAAGAATGCTGTAGATTCGACTATTACActgaaattttgttattttt
Proteins encoded in this window:
- the LOC105691968 gene encoding uncharacterized protein LOC105691968 isoform X3; translation: MSFSGKKQVPITKQSSVVSPSESPSSAGAVRKDVKPVMTGIVPPAAVKEKDTLRPQKTEPIIPVEKKIEPVMNKSPEKLHQSLPAVHISAASAIKSTTTSQSQRKLQDEHQPVNVAVPRQRAPRPPPDLNVRPLVLASHLVPSLPVGLFELLAEALEASTQLPVSIIYEARNDRPVAKDVADLAILPAYSQWEDGDLLPVTFVFEHRLNDDNSGNVYVDVIVTADRAQYVKDIMDLRGHKCALPDRRQRVGAASLLLGDLRLKGESPAFFGNTLDSGSQIAALQMVAGRQAEVGVVESPVLTCHRRKLPGVSSLLILSSLGPLPPYAIFVKKSMPDCGSEPV
- the LOC105691802 gene encoding uncharacterized protein LOC105691802 — protein: MGSKFSAIINRLFEYPIKRKPICFHRQEDFTSTGEPIPRSDDVAKEPPTEFKIELLHDQCFRYEKLVQTFYARLLEQRRHAKQMQEKDKRWPVLKILEKLPGWNEMTISNLHSLFLLFDNQKTGMLSHPDFCAVLESLGDSSSADLRKVKFDEADGDGDGWITYDEFLDLLYNFTPPEGGELSGVAKLCYDIAENVRFVSSLSIGEQLEYGLF